One Ananas comosus cultivar F153 linkage group 1, ASM154086v1, whole genome shotgun sequence DNA window includes the following coding sequences:
- the LOC109712714 gene encoding E3 ubiquitin-protein ligase RNF170-like: MESPPENDCCSVCHDDFNVPCQANCSHWFCGQCILNVWHHGSPLQPCKCPICRRFITLLIPTDAARHERRDPDSIRVLENIAQYNRRYGGGPSSLIQRLWDLPFFIRRLFRELMDPQRTLPLVFRARMIFAMVLSAIYVLSPVDILPEGVLGLVGLLDDLIILLVVFLHLAAIYRSLLLYRHGGT, encoded by the exons ATGGAGTCGCCCCCGGAGAACGACTGCTGCTCGGTGTGCCATGACGACTTCAACGTCCCGTGCCAGGCCAATTGCTCCCATTGGTTCTGCG GACAGTGCATTCTGAATGTGTGGCATCATGGGTCTCCTCTTCAGCCCTGCAAATGCCCCATATGCCGCCGCTTTATAACTCTGCTGATACCTACTGATGCTGCACGACATGAGCGCCGGGATCCAGATTCTATTCGAGTTTTGGAAAACATTGCTCAGTACAATCGAAGATATGGTGGAGGTCCAAGTAGCCTTATTCAG AGGTTGTGGGATCTTCCATTTTTCATTCGAAGGTTATTTAGAGAACTGATGGATCCTCAGAGGACACTTCCACTGGTCTTCAGGGCGCGAATGATTTTTGCA ATGGTGCTTAGTGCAATATACGTTCTGAGCCCTGTCGACATTCTTCCGGAAG GTGTATTAGGCCTAGTGGGCTTGTTGGATGATCTGATTATTTTGCTCGTTGTTTT